Proteins from a genomic interval of Echeneis naucrates chromosome 21, fEcheNa1.1, whole genome shotgun sequence:
- the phf11 gene encoding histone-lysine N-methyltransferase 2A yields MSPGRRVSCVLCQRSEETKVTGALSSQDRITAHQNCLLYSSGLFCRYSPEFDDLFGFSVEDVIKEVRRGNKLNCYRCKKKGATAGCEVSRCKRSFHYPCAVQAGAEIIEDPDNGKYGLFCLKHHPERSQISGAVNGSGGLSDHNGAGPSKVHCLTCEKKEGKISLDSLSNNIIKLYCDKHAPSSHKRGTYGDSAAARPSGCNSDSNSSSCSTSKRELSLNQKQESHSKSKTIARRISYSSNSDENETAREIGIFAPLESDIDETPNSSFENQFMTLQQLMRKNTDTLKDSASGSQPKDGNQGGAKDDDEITIDSDAESVSLLPMDSCKEASAGPALSPTVCLVKTPVQAKKRKHEESSPKDNPVHSPDQHVGEPSRLPPSPRPKANSDPGSAVMPAPPETICASLISSSPSPVGPRSGPKLSVDSPSFWKSCNMAGCTQAIFTDFVNEMNDLANKIQSDQASREDYDLALRVMMASGKLAGLVAKQQKALRQKQIELTQAEAAIGEVMSALRQ; encoded by the exons ATGAGTCCCGGCCGGAGGGTGTCCTGCGTCCTGTGTCAGCGGTCCGAGGAGACCAAAGTGACCGGAGCCCTGTCCTCCCAGGACCGGATCACCGCCCACCAGAACTGCCTG tTATATTCCTCGGGTCTTTTTTGCCGGTATTCGCCGGAGTTTGACGACCTGTTTGGTTTCTCCGTGGAAGATGTGATCAAAGAAGTTAGACGAGGAAACAAACTG aATTGTTATAGATGTAAGAAAAAAGGTGCCACTGCTGGATGTGAAGTCAGCCGCTGTAAGAGGTCCTTCCACTACCCCTGTGCTGTTCAAGCGGGAGCTGAGATTATTGAAGACCCTGACAATGGGAAGTATGG GCTATTCTGCTTGAAACACCATCCAGAAA GATCACAAATCAGCGGCGCTGTGAATGGTTCTGGAGGCCTCAGTGATCACAATGGAGCTGGACCATCGAAG GTTCATTGTCTCACTTGTGAGAAGAAAGAAGGGAAGATCAGCCTGGATAGTTTGTCTAATAACATTATTAA gttgtaCTGTGACAAACATGCTCCTTCTTCACATAAGAGGGGCACCTACG GAGACTCTGCGGCAGCCAGACCATCTGGTTGTAACAGTGACTCAAACTCATCCAGCTGTTCGACCTCCAAG AGAGAGTTGAGTCTCAATCAGAA ACAGGAGAGTCACTCCAAAAGTAAAACCATAGCGAGGAGAATATCTTATTCCTCAAATTCAG ATGAGAACGAAACAGCTAGAGAAATTGGAATCTTTGCTCCTTTAGAGTCAGACATCGATGAAACTCCAAATTCTTCTTTTGAGAATCAA tttatgaCTCTGCAGCAATTAATGAG aaaaaacacagacactcttAAAGACTCCGCTTCAG GAAGCCAACCAAAGGATGGAAACCAAGGTGGCGCTAAAGACGATGATGAAATCACAATAGATTCA GATGCTGAATCTGTGAGTCTGCTTCCTATGGATAGCTGTAAGGAGGCATCAGCGGGGCCAGCACTCTCACCTACTGTCTGTTTGGTGAAGACGCCAGTGCaggcaaaaaagagaaaacatgaag AGTCCAGTCCCAAAGACAATCCTGTGCACTCTCCTGATCAACATGTCGGTGAACCCTCCAggcttcctccttctcctcgtCCCAAAGCCAACAGTGATCCTGGCTCGGCTGTTATGCCGGCTCCACCTGAAACCATCTGTGCGtccctcatctcctcctctccctctcctgtggGCCCTCGCTCTGGCCCAAAGCTCAGCGTCGACTCCCCAAGCTTCTGGAAAAGCTGCAACATGGCCGGATGCACACAGGCCATCTTCACTGATTTCGTTAATGAGATGAATGATCTTGCCAACAAAATCCAGTCGGACCAGGCCAGCCGGGAAG atTATGATCTTGCACTGAGAGTGATGATGGCTTCTGGGAAGCTGGCAGGTCTTGtggcaaagcagcagaaag CGTTACGACAGAAACAAATAGAGCTGACACAAGCAGAAGCAGCGATAGGAGAGGTGATGTCAGCGCTGAGGCAATGA
- the LOC115062023 gene encoding RCC1 and BTB domain-containing protein 1 isoform X1, with protein MVDVTKWPIFSLMGPQELSVIKKACVFGTSANEAIYITNDDEVYVLGLNCSNCLGTGDSQSTIVPKKLDFLSGRKVVSLSYGSGPHILLATEDGELFAWGHNGYSQLGNGTTNQGVAPVLVSVNLLNKKVTEVACGSHHSMALTDSGEVYAWGYNNCGQVGSGSTANQPTPRRVSSCLQNKVAVSIVCGQTSSLAVVDNGEVYGWGYNGNGQLGLGNNGNQLTPCRLAALQGLCVQQIVSGYAHSLALTDEGLLYAWGANTYGQLGTGHKSNQLSPVQIMTEKERIVEIAACHATHTSAAKTQSGQVYMWGQCRGQSVVLPHLTHFTCTDDVFGCFATPSVMWRLLSMEHDDFLTVAQSLKKEFDNPETADLKFCVDGKYIYVHKAVLKIRCEHFRSMFQSHWNEDMKEVIEINQFSYPVYRSFLEFLYTDDVELPPEDAIGQTCPPLTNTRHRLISHPVSCSSLQSSSLFLFLPSGLLDLATSYCENRLKRLCQHIIKRGITVENAFSLLSAAVRYDAEDLEEFCFKFCVNHLTEVTQTAAFWQIDGNLLKEFICRASRCGAFKN; from the exons ATGGTGGACGTAACCAAATGGCCTATTTTCAGCCTGATGGGGCCTCAGGAGCTCTCCGTCATAAAGAaagcgtgtgtgtttggaaCGTCTGCTAATGAGGCCATCTACATCACCAATGACGATGAG GTCTATGTGCTTGGGTTGAACTGCAGCAACTGCCTGGGAACAGGAGACAGCCAGAGCACCATCGTCCCCAAGAAGCTGGACTTTCTGAGCGGGAGGAAAGTGGTCAGCCTCAGCTATGGCAGCGGACCACACATTCTGCTGGCCACAGAGG ATGGAGAGCTGTTTGCCTGGGGACATAATGGCTACAGCCAACTGGGAAATGGAACAACCAACCAAGGAGTAGCACCGGTGCTCGTCTCTGTCAATCTGctcaataagaaggtcacagagGTGGCCTGTGGTTCTCATCACTCGATGGCTCTGACTGATTCGGGAGAA GTGTATGCGTGGGGCTACAACAACTGTGGTCAGGTGGGCTCAGGCTCCACAGCGAACCAGCCCACCCCCCGAAGAGTGTCCAGCTGCCTGCAGAACAAGGTGGCCGTCAGTATCGTCTGTGGTCAGACATCATCTCTGGCGGTAGTGGACAACGGCGAG GTTTACGGTTGGGGTTATAATGGGAATGGACAACTAGGACTTGGGAATAATGGAAACCAGCTGACTCCCTGCCGACTTGCAGCTCTGCAAGGTTTATGTGTGCAACAG ATCGTCTCAGGCTACGCCCACTCCCTGGCACTGACGGACGAGGGGTTGCTCTATGCTTGGGGGGCCAACACATATGGACAACTGGGCACTGGCCACAAGAGCAACCAGCTGAGCCCAGTTCAGATCATGACTGAGAAGGAGAG AATCGTAGAGATCGCCGCCTGTCACGCCACACACACGTCGGCTGCAAAGACTCAGAGTGGTCAGGTGTATATGTGGGGCCAGTGCAGGGGACAGTCCGTCGTGCTGCCTCACCTCACGCACTTCACCTGTACTGACGATGTCTTTGGGTGCTTCGCTACTCCTTCGGTCATGTGGAGGCTTCTCTCTATGG AGCATGATGACTTCTTGACCGTGGCCCAGTCTCTGAAGAAGGAGTTTGACAACCCAGAGACGGCTGACCTCAAGTTCTGTGTCGACGGCAAATATATCTACGTCCATAAAGCTGTTCTCAAGATCAG GTGTGAACACTTCAGGTCCATGTTTCAGTCCCACTGGAACGAAGACATGAAGGAGGTGATTGAAATAAACCAGTTCTCCTATCCGGTCTACCGCTCCTTCCTCGAGTTCCTCTACACAGATGACGTGGAGCTGCCTCCTGAGGATGCTATTGGTCAGACATGCCCTCCTCTCACAAACACACGTCACCGTCTGATCTCACATCCTGTCAGTTGTTCCTCCTTACAgtcttcctctctgttcctGTTCCTCCCATCAGGACTGTTGGATCTGGCAACATCGTATTGTGAGAACCGCCTGAAACGACTTTGCCAACACATAATCAAGAGAGGAATCACGGTTGAAAACGCCTTCTCcttgttgtctgctgctgtgcGCTATGATGCAGAG gaCCTTGAGGAGTTCTGCTTCAAATTCTGCGTGAATCACCTGACTGAGGTGACCCAGACTGCTGCTTTTTGGCAAATTGACGGCAACTTGCTCAAAGAGTTTATATGTCGTGCCAGCCGCTGCGGAGCCTTCAAAAACTGA
- the LOC115062023 gene encoding RCC1 and BTB domain-containing protein 1 isoform X2 gives MVDVTKWPIFSLMGPQELSVIKKACVFGTSANEAIYITNDDEVYVLGLNCSNCLGTGDSQSTIVPKKLDFLSGRKVVSLSYGSGPHILLATEDGELFAWGHNGYSQLGNGTTNQGVAPVLVSVNLLNKKVTEVACGSHHSMALTDSGEVYAWGYNNCGQVGSGSTANQPTPRRVSSCLQNKVAVSIVCGQTSSLAVVDNGEVYGWGYNGNGQLGLGNNGNQLTPCRLAALQGLCVQQIVSGYAHSLALTDEGLLYAWGANTYGQLGTGHKSNQLSPVQIMTEKERIVEIAACHATHTSAAKTQSGQVYMWGQCRGQSVVLPHLTHFTCTDDVFGCFATPSVMWRLLSMEHDDFLTVAQSLKKEFDNPETADLKFCVDGKYIYVHKAVLKIRCEHFRSMFQSHWNEDMKEVIEINQFSYPVYRSFLEFLYTDDVELPPEDAIGLLDLATSYCENRLKRLCQHIIKRGITVENAFSLLSAAVRYDAEDLEEFCFKFCVNHLTEVTQTAAFWQIDGNLLKEFICRASRCGAFKN, from the exons ATGGTGGACGTAACCAAATGGCCTATTTTCAGCCTGATGGGGCCTCAGGAGCTCTCCGTCATAAAGAaagcgtgtgtgtttggaaCGTCTGCTAATGAGGCCATCTACATCACCAATGACGATGAG GTCTATGTGCTTGGGTTGAACTGCAGCAACTGCCTGGGAACAGGAGACAGCCAGAGCACCATCGTCCCCAAGAAGCTGGACTTTCTGAGCGGGAGGAAAGTGGTCAGCCTCAGCTATGGCAGCGGACCACACATTCTGCTGGCCACAGAGG ATGGAGAGCTGTTTGCCTGGGGACATAATGGCTACAGCCAACTGGGAAATGGAACAACCAACCAAGGAGTAGCACCGGTGCTCGTCTCTGTCAATCTGctcaataagaaggtcacagagGTGGCCTGTGGTTCTCATCACTCGATGGCTCTGACTGATTCGGGAGAA GTGTATGCGTGGGGCTACAACAACTGTGGTCAGGTGGGCTCAGGCTCCACAGCGAACCAGCCCACCCCCCGAAGAGTGTCCAGCTGCCTGCAGAACAAGGTGGCCGTCAGTATCGTCTGTGGTCAGACATCATCTCTGGCGGTAGTGGACAACGGCGAG GTTTACGGTTGGGGTTATAATGGGAATGGACAACTAGGACTTGGGAATAATGGAAACCAGCTGACTCCCTGCCGACTTGCAGCTCTGCAAGGTTTATGTGTGCAACAG ATCGTCTCAGGCTACGCCCACTCCCTGGCACTGACGGACGAGGGGTTGCTCTATGCTTGGGGGGCCAACACATATGGACAACTGGGCACTGGCCACAAGAGCAACCAGCTGAGCCCAGTTCAGATCATGACTGAGAAGGAGAG AATCGTAGAGATCGCCGCCTGTCACGCCACACACACGTCGGCTGCAAAGACTCAGAGTGGTCAGGTGTATATGTGGGGCCAGTGCAGGGGACAGTCCGTCGTGCTGCCTCACCTCACGCACTTCACCTGTACTGACGATGTCTTTGGGTGCTTCGCTACTCCTTCGGTCATGTGGAGGCTTCTCTCTATGG AGCATGATGACTTCTTGACCGTGGCCCAGTCTCTGAAGAAGGAGTTTGACAACCCAGAGACGGCTGACCTCAAGTTCTGTGTCGACGGCAAATATATCTACGTCCATAAAGCTGTTCTCAAGATCAG GTGTGAACACTTCAGGTCCATGTTTCAGTCCCACTGGAACGAAGACATGAAGGAGGTGATTGAAATAAACCAGTTCTCCTATCCGGTCTACCGCTCCTTCCTCGAGTTCCTCTACACAGATGACGTGGAGCTGCCTCCTGAGGATGCTATTG GACTGTTGGATCTGGCAACATCGTATTGTGAGAACCGCCTGAAACGACTTTGCCAACACATAATCAAGAGAGGAATCACGGTTGAAAACGCCTTCTCcttgttgtctgctgctgtgcGCTATGATGCAGAG gaCCTTGAGGAGTTCTGCTTCAAATTCTGCGTGAATCACCTGACTGAGGTGACCCAGACTGCTGCTTTTTGGCAAATTGACGGCAACTTGCTCAAAGAGTTTATATGTCGTGCCAGCCGCTGCGGAGCCTTCAAAAACTGA
- the LOC115062023 gene encoding RCC1 and BTB domain-containing protein 1 isoform X3 gives MVDVTKWPIFSLMGPQELSVIKKACVFGTSANEAIYITNDDEVYVLGLNCSNCLGTGDSQSTIVPKKLDFLSGRKVVSLSYGSGPHILLATEDGELFAWGHNGYSQLGNGTTNQGVAPVLVSVNLLNKKVTEVACGSHHSMALTDSGEVYAWGYNNCGQVGSGSTANQPTPRRVSSCLQNKVAVSIVCGQTSSLAVVDNGEVYGWGYNGNGQLGLGNNGNQLTPCRLAALQGLCVQQIVSGYAHSLALTDEGLLYAWGANTYGQLGTGHKSNQLSPVQIMTEKERIVEIAACHATHTSAAKTQSGQVYMWGQCRGQSVVLPHLTHFTCTDDVFGCFATPSVMWRLLSMGTCSMTTVLKILKH, from the exons ATGGTGGACGTAACCAAATGGCCTATTTTCAGCCTGATGGGGCCTCAGGAGCTCTCCGTCATAAAGAaagcgtgtgtgtttggaaCGTCTGCTAATGAGGCCATCTACATCACCAATGACGATGAG GTCTATGTGCTTGGGTTGAACTGCAGCAACTGCCTGGGAACAGGAGACAGCCAGAGCACCATCGTCCCCAAGAAGCTGGACTTTCTGAGCGGGAGGAAAGTGGTCAGCCTCAGCTATGGCAGCGGACCACACATTCTGCTGGCCACAGAGG ATGGAGAGCTGTTTGCCTGGGGACATAATGGCTACAGCCAACTGGGAAATGGAACAACCAACCAAGGAGTAGCACCGGTGCTCGTCTCTGTCAATCTGctcaataagaaggtcacagagGTGGCCTGTGGTTCTCATCACTCGATGGCTCTGACTGATTCGGGAGAA GTGTATGCGTGGGGCTACAACAACTGTGGTCAGGTGGGCTCAGGCTCCACAGCGAACCAGCCCACCCCCCGAAGAGTGTCCAGCTGCCTGCAGAACAAGGTGGCCGTCAGTATCGTCTGTGGTCAGACATCATCTCTGGCGGTAGTGGACAACGGCGAG GTTTACGGTTGGGGTTATAATGGGAATGGACAACTAGGACTTGGGAATAATGGAAACCAGCTGACTCCCTGCCGACTTGCAGCTCTGCAAGGTTTATGTGTGCAACAG ATCGTCTCAGGCTACGCCCACTCCCTGGCACTGACGGACGAGGGGTTGCTCTATGCTTGGGGGGCCAACACATATGGACAACTGGGCACTGGCCACAAGAGCAACCAGCTGAGCCCAGTTCAGATCATGACTGAGAAGGAGAG AATCGTAGAGATCGCCGCCTGTCACGCCACACACACGTCGGCTGCAAAGACTCAGAGTGGTCAGGTGTATATGTGGGGCCAGTGCAGGGGACAGTCCGTCGTGCTGCCTCACCTCACGCACTTCACCTGTACTGACGATGTCTTTGGGTGCTTCGCTACTCCTTCGGTCATGTGGAGGCTTCTCTCTATGGGTACGTGTTCAATGACGACCGTACTGAAAATACTGAAGCACTGA
- the kpna3 gene encoding importin subunit alpha-4 → MAENAGLENHRIKSFKNKGRDVETMRRHRNEVTVELRKNKRDEHLLKKRNVPQEESLEDSDVDSDFKGQNVTLDAILQNATSDNAVIQLSAVQAARKLLSSDRNPPIDDLIKSGILPILVKCLERDDNPSLQFEAAWALTNIASGTSAQTQAVVKSNAVPLFLRLLHSPHQNVCEQAVWALGNIIGDGPQCRDYVISLGVVKPLLSFINPSIPITFLRNVTWVIVNLCRNKDPPPPMETVQEILPALCVLIYHTDINILVDTVWALSYLTDGGNEQIQMVIDSGVVPFLVPLLSHQEVKVQTAALRAVGNIVTGTDEQTQVVLNCDVLSHFPNLLTHPKEKINKEAVWFLSNITAGNQQQVQAVIDAGLIPMIIHQLAKGDFGTQKEAAWAISNLTISGRKDQVEFLVEQNVIPPFCNLLSVKDSQVVQVVLDGLKNILIMAGDEASTIAEIIEECGGLEKIENLQQHENEDIYKLAFEIIDQYFSGDDIDEDPSLIPETTQGGTFNFDSASNMQTKEFNF, encoded by the exons ATGGCAGAAAACGCCGGCTTGGAAAACCACCGCATCAAGAGTTTTAAAAATAAGGGACGTGATGTCGAG ACTATGAGAAGACATCGAAATGAGGTGACAGTTGAATTGAGAAAG AACAAACGAGACGAACATCTACTGAAGAAGAGAAATGTCCCACAGGAGGAGAGTCTGGAGGACTCTGATGTCGACTCAGACTTCAAAGGA CAAAATGTTACACTTGATGCCATCTTACAG AATGCTACCAGTGATAATGCAGTGATACAGCTCAGCGCTGTACAAGCAGCCAG aaaactGCTCTCAAGTGACAGAAACCCTCCCATCGACGACTTGATAAAGTCTGGGATCCTGCCCATTTTAGTTAAATGCCTGGAAAGGGACGACAA CCCCTCTCTTCAGTTTGAGGCAGCTTGGGCTCTGACCAACATTGCGTCTGGGACTTCAGCACAGACTCAGGCTGTGGTCAAATCCA atgCAGTCCCCCTTTTCCTGCGACTGCTACACTCCCCCCACCAAAACGTTTGTGAACAAGCTGTATGGGCTTTAGGCAACATAATAG GTGATGGTCCACAGTGCAGGGACTATGTCATCTCCCTGGGTGTGGTCAAGCCCCTGCTTTCATTCATCAACCCATCAATCCCCATTACCTTCCTCCGCAATGTCACCTGGGTCATTGTTAACCTCTGCCGCAACAAGGATCCACCACCACCAATGGAGACTGTGCAGGAG ATTTTGCCCGCCCTCTGCGTGCTAATATACCACACCGATATAAAT ATCCTAGTAGACACGGTGTGGGCTCTGTCCTATCTGACGGACGGCGGCAACGAGCAGATCCAGATGGTCATTGATTCTGGAGTTGTTCCATTTCTTGTGCCTCTCCTTAGCCATCAGGAGGTGAAGGTTCAG acagcagctctgaggGCAGTGGGAAATATTGTAACGGGGACAGATGAACAGACACAGGTTGTGCTCAACTGTGATGTCCTCTCACATTTCCCTAATCTGCTCACACACCCTAAAGAAAAGATCAACAag GAAGCAGTCTGGTTCCTGTCCAACATTACAGCTGGGAACCAGCAGCAGGTCCAAGCTGTGATCGATGCTGGACTGATTCCTATGATCATCCACCAACTGGCTAAG GGTGACTTTGGCACTCAAAAGGAGGCAGCATGGGCTATCAGCAACCTCACCATCAGTGGGAGGAAAGACCAG GTGGAGTTCTTGGTGGAGCAGAACGTCATCCCTCCGTTTTGTAACCTGCTGTCAGTGAAGGACTCCCAGGTGGTGCAGGTCGTCCTGGATGGCCTCAAGAATATTCTCATCATGGCGGGAGATGAAGCCAGCACCATTGCTGAGATCATTGAGGAGTGTGGAG gTTTGGAGAAGATAGAAAATCTGCAGCAGCATGAGAACGAGGATATCTACAAACTAGCCTTTGAGATCATTGATCAGTACTTTTCAGGAGACGAT ATTGATGAAGACCCCAGCTTGATCCCCGAAACCACTCAAGGAGGAACCTTTAACTTTGATTCAGCTTCCAACATGCAAACAAAGGAGTTTAATTTCTAA